The Diaminobutyricimonas aerilata nucleotide sequence CCGGTCCAGTCCGACAGGCTCACCCAGAGCGCCATGAGCACGGGGACGGCGAGGAAGAGCCCCAGGATCACGATGACCGGGGCGGTGAAGAGCCAGCCGGAGACGGACTCGCCGCGCCGCAACCGGGCGCGGCGAGTCCGTCGGGCCGCGGGAGCGGACGTCATGCGCCCGCTCCCGCCATGCGGGCGGTTCTCACTCGACGATCGCCTCGAGGTTGCCCTGGGTCGACTCGAGCAGGGCCTTCGGGTCGCCGGAGGCGAGGGTGCCGAGCTGCGAGTTGAAGTCGGCCACGACGTCGTTCGCGCCCTGCGCGGTCGGCACGCTCTTGGCGTACTCGGCGCCGTTGAGGAACGGCACGAGCACCGGGTTGTCGGTCGACCACTGCTCGGCGGCCGACTGGATGGACGGCATCACACCGAACGCGGTCGAGAACGCGAGCTGCTGCTCCGTGGCGGTCAGGTACTCCACGAGCTGCTTGGCGCCGTCCTGGTTGTCGCTGTCCGCGGCGATGCCCCAGCAGTTGGTGAACTGCAGGGTGCCCTTGCCGGCGGGACCGGCGGGCAGCTCGGCGACGGTGTAGTTCACGTCGGGGAAGTCGTTCGTGAGCGCACCGGTGATCCAGTTGCCCTCGATCGTCATCGCCGCGAGGCCCTTGCCGAAGGCCTCACCGCCCCAGCCGGCTCCGACATCCGACGCGAACGCGAAGGTGCCCGCGGTCAGCTGCTGCTTCACGTACTCGAGCGCTTCGAGGTTCTCGGGGCTGTCGGCCGTCGCCTCGGAGTTGTCGTCGCTCATGAGCGTGCCGCCGGCCTGCGCCATGAACGCGCCGACCCGCTGGTACTCGGCGCCGAACACGAGACCCTTGCGCTCGGGCGTGGTCAGCTTCGCCGCGACGTCGGCGAGCTGCGTCCAGTCGGTCGGGATGTCGGCGTCGGTGAGGCCCGCCTCGGTCCAGGCGTCGGTGTTGATGACGAGGCCCAGGGTCGAGAAGTCCTTCGGCGCGCAGTAGAACTCGTCCTCGTAGGTGAAGGCGGAGACGAGGCTCGGGTAGAAGTCGTCCTTGTTCTCGAGCTCGTCGCCGTAGGCGAGCAGCGATCCGTTCGAGGCGTAGCCGGCCAGGGAGTCGGTCGAGAGGTAGAACACGTCGGCGGGGTCGCCCGACGAGAAGCCCTGCGCGAGCTGCTGGTTGAGCTCGCTCGCGACCGACACCTCGGCGTCGATGCCGGACTCCTCGGCCCACGCCGCCACCGCATCCTCGACGGCCTTCGTCTCGGCCTCGCCGCTCGATCCGATGAGCACGGTCAGTGCCGAGTTCTCGTCCTGCTCCGCCCCGGCGTCGTCGAATCCCGAGCCGCAGGCGGCGAGTCCGGCGACGACGCCGCCCGCCACGAGCACGGATCCCCAACGGGAGATTCTCATTGCTGTTCCTTTCGATGGTGATTGCCGGTCTCGGGCGCTGCGGCCTCTCCGGCCTCGTCGACGGGTGCCAGGTGACTCGACCGGCGAACGACAAGCTTCGGGGTGACGAACCGGCTGCGCGGTCCGTCGGAATCGGGCGGGATGACGCGGGTGCCCGTCGGGCCCATGAGCAGTTCGAGGGTCGCGCTCGCGACCTCGGCGAGCTGCTGGTCGACGCTCGACAGGCCGACGGCCTGGGCGACGGGCGTGTTGTCGAATCCGATGATCGGGAAGCGCGGATGCCCGGCCTCGCGCACGGCCATCATGGCGCCGAGCGCGAGGGAGTCACTCACGCAGACCAGCCCGTCGAGCCGCAGGCCCTCGTCGACGAGTCGCTCGACCGCGCGCCGCGCGGCGGGCACGGCATCGTCGACCTCGATGGCGAGGGCGTCGAGCGCCACGTCGTCGAGGCCGAAGCGCTCGCGCATCGTCTCCGCCCATCCGCGGCGACGGTCCCCGCCCGTGCCGGAGT carries:
- a CDS encoding sugar ABC transporter substrate-binding protein — encoded protein: MRISRWGSVLVAGGVVAGLAACGSGFDDAGAEQDENSALTVLIGSSGEAETKAVEDAVAAWAEESGIDAEVSVASELNQQLAQGFSSGDPADVFYLSTDSLAGYASNGSLLAYGDELENKDDFYPSLVSAFTYEDEFYCAPKDFSTLGLVINTDAWTEAGLTDADIPTDWTQLADVAAKLTTPERKGLVFGAEYQRVGAFMAQAGGTLMSDDNSEATADSPENLEALEYVKQQLTAGTFAFASDVGAGWGGEAFGKGLAAMTIEGNWITGALTNDFPDVNYTVAELPAGPAGKGTLQFTNCWGIAADSDNQDGAKQLVEYLTATEQQLAFSTAFGVMPSIQSAAEQWSTDNPVLVPFLNGAEYAKSVPTAQGANDVVADFNSQLGTLASGDPKALLESTQGNLEAIVE